A window of Variovorax paradoxus EPS genomic DNA:
CGAATTTCGCCGACGAACGACCCGACACGCGATTCCTTCATGCTCGGCTTCTCAAGAACCTCTCGAAGCACCACTCGTTCACGTTGTCCAAGGCTCGCAATACCCTGTGTTCGTGTTGCCATCTCCAGCGTGTGAATGCCTTTTCGACCGGTCGGCGCAAACCCCAAAAGAGCCGCGAGACTGATGTCCCGCATAGCTGGGTCGGGTGAAACTTCTTCTATGCCCAGTCGCATGCCCTCATCATCGATATAACGGATTAGACCTGGAAGTTGGTGAATTTCATCCGAAAGTGTCGATGCGTTCGGTTCCTGCTCTACTCCGACAATGTTGTTGTCTTCATCGTCTAGGCGAATCCCCACCCATAGGCTGCCAGGCGCGATACCGGTCAGCCGCGGATCAATGTTTCTGGCGAGAAGTCTTCCGTTGGCGCCGCGCATGTCGAAGAACGCCGAAGCGAGCTTTCTAATGTTCGATTCTGCCGTGCTGGTCACCCAATTGAGAGCCGACAGCCATGGCATTGCATTTGCGGCTCCGGGCCCCTCGGCGTGAAGGACCAGATCGGATTGATCAAGCACCTTTGCGAGAGGAAAATGCTGTTCTGCGAGCTCAACGATCTTGCCGATGGTGGAGTCGACCACTTGATTCGCAGTGAGGTTCATGCCTGCATCACGGGCACTCAGGGCGAAACCAACCATGTTTTCGAGGAACACGCGAGTGTGCTGGATCGTGTCGTCGTGCTGGCTCATGTGATTCTCAGTATGCCTTTTAGGAGCTTCGCGTCAAGATTCAGTTCCGCACCAGCCTTAAGGCCTGTGTACTGAAAAAAGTGAGTGAGATCATGGACATACGCGGGATGCTTAATCCAAAAATCTACTTTGTAGTTCGCCTTTGTGGCCGCCGCGTTGATCCAGAGTAGGAAAGCGGGCATCGCTGCCGCCATGTCAAGGTGAGAGACATCTGCCACCACATCAATATCATCCGGCTGGTCCTTCTTCCTCGTGAAACTTCCGTCGACCCAAAGATCTGCTTGAATGCCCAATGGCTGCCAAGCTTGGCTCACGAAATCTTGAAGCTTGTTGAATAGACCCAGCCGATGCGGGTTCCAGCAAAAAGCATGGTGAATCTCTGCCAAGGTGCAGTCGTGTATTCCAGGGGGCAGGAGCCCGTTCTGGTCCAGCGCAGGAATCGGCATGTTCTCCTCATTGTTCTCACGTGCCGTCAGCGCGGCTCGCTAGAACATATTCTTACAGTTCAATTGCTGCGAGGCCAAGGGACTTTCCCGGTGATGGACAAAAGCAAGTGCCGTCGCCTTTTGGACGAACAGGGCCTACCTTTAAACCGGCCGCACTTCGAAGTAGGCCTCTTGCACGTCGCCCAGATCGCGGAAGCCCGCGGTGCGCGCCACGTCGTAGGCCTTGGCCCAACGTAGAGCC
This region includes:
- a CDS encoding DUF6932 family protein: MPIPALDQNGLLPPGIHDCTLAEIHHAFCWNPHRLGLFNKLQDFVSQAWQPLGIQADLWVDGSFTRKKDQPDDIDVVADVSHLDMAAAMPAFLLWINAAATKANYKVDFWIKHPAYVHDLTHFFQYTGLKAGAELNLDAKLLKGILRIT